Below is a window of Prosthecochloris sp. GSB1 DNA.
TTCAGCCCTCGTCGGCATGCTTTTCCAGGGAAAATCGGGAAAACGCATGAAAAAAGTCAAGGGAATGGATGAAGGGAACGCCGGCTGACAGATCGGTTTGGGTCTACCGGTCATCCCTCCTCGAACGCCATGTCCTTCAGCTTGAGCTGGAGGCTCTTGCGGCCGTTCCATTCGTTTTCCTCCAGCGAATAGACGATGGAGAACGGTTTACGGCTTCCGCGTTCGAGAGCCCGGTAGATATCCTCCCTGCCGAAAGCTATGACGTCGTAGATCCCCCCCTGGACGTCCCTGACGGCAAACTTCACGTGCTTGCCCTTGAGCAGCCGGGGCAGTCCCGAAAGACGGAGACCTGAACTGAGGAAAAGCGGCTCGCGATTGCCGAGACCGAAAGGACCGAACTGGCCGAGGACGTTGAGAAAGTTGCCGGTCACCTCCCCGAGCGACAGCGGAGAATCGATCAGCAGCTCCTTCTGGCGCTGATCGACGCTCAGCCGTTCCGAACATATCCTGTCGAACTCCCTGCGGAACCCTGCGATGTTTTCAGGCCTGAGCGTGACGCCCGCCGCCGCGTCGTGACCGCCGAACTCATCGAGAAAGCGTTCGCACTGCTGGAGCACTTCGAAAACATTCAGGCCGGCGACGCTCCTGACGGAACCCTTGATCAGCCCGTTCCGGCTTCCCATGACCACCGTTGGCAGATAATATTTCTCCTGGAGGCGGGACGCTACGATGCCGAGAACCCCGAGATGCCATTCCTCGCTGAAGAGAACAAGAGAAGAACAGTAACTCGCGAAATAGCCCTCGGCCATGGTGTCTGCGCTCTTGAATATGCCGGCGTCGATTTCGCGCCTTTCGCTGTTGAGCCGGTCGAGCTCGGCGGCGTGGACCCGGGCTTCGTCGCCGGAATCGGCGATCAGCCAGTCCACCGCCGTGCGAGCGGTATGCATGCGCCCGGCGGCGTTGATCCGGGGCGCGATGCCGAAAGCGATATGCGCGACCGAAAGTGTTTCTGCCCTGATTCCCGCGATGGACAACATTTCCCGGATGCCCGGACGGGAGTCGTTCCGCATGATTTCCAGCCCGGCGTGCGTATACACCCTGTTTTCCTGTTCGAGGGGCACCATATCCGCGGCCGTGGCAAGCGCCACGAGATCGAGATAACGGCTCCACGCCTGTTGATCGAGCCCCGCCGATTCAGAGAATGCGTGCAGCAGCTTCAGGGCCACGGCGCAGCCGCACAACTCCCGGAACGGATAACCGCAGGCGGAGACCTTTGGATCGAGTATCGCAAGGGCCGGGGGAAGTTCGTTCGGTTCGTGATGGTCGCAGACGATCACGTCTATTCCCCGCGACGCGAGTTCGCCTATTTCGTCGTTGGCCCTGATACCGCAGTCGACGGTAATGACAAGACCTGCCTGCATCCCGACGGCATGCGCGACGCCTTCGGCAGACAGGCCGTATCCTTCAGCGAACCTGTCGTTGATGTAGAAGGATACCTCCGCTCCCCGTTCGCGCAGGAAAAGATACAGCAGCGCCGTCCCCGTCGTGCCGTCGACGTCGTAATCGCCGTAGATCATGATCTTTTCCCCTCCCTCCACGGCGGCGCCAAGACGTCGGACGGCCTTTTCCATATCTCCGAAAAGAAACGGCGAAGGAAGAAGCGAAAGGTCGGGCCTGAAAAACGTCCGGGCCTCGTCGAAACCGGTCACCCCCCTGTTGCAGAGGGCCCTGGCAACAGGATGGCTGACGTTAATGTCCTTGGCAAGGGCCTCGACGACCTTCTGGTCGGGTTCAAGCCTGGTCCATCGATAGCGTCTCATCAGCGGGAAATAACTCAAAAGCATGAAAAGATTTCGGAGACTGATTCCCGGGTTTCTCTGGCCCCGTTGGTCCGTCACAGGCCCATTATATAACTATTTCCTTTCCGAGCCGCAAGCCGTACCGGACTGAAAAAACCGTCGGAACGCCTGTCCCGATTTTCCCTGGAAACCTTGAAGATACCATAAAAAAAAGGTAGATTAGCGGCACGAAACGCTTTACCGCCGGGTATCGGCCACCTGCCGCCCCACGGGGAGCGAAACTTCCTCCGCATCGGCCACGCTCAAAACATCTGACAACCGGAAACATGAAGAAACTGATTACCATAGAACGTCACTTCGCAGAGGAACAGAAACTTCACCCCCAGGCGACCGGGGAACTCACCGACCTGCTTTACGACGTCGCTTTCGCCGCGAAGCTGGTCAGACGGGAAGTGGTCAGGGCGGGACTCGCCGATATTCTCGGCATGGCCGGAACGACGAACGTGCAGGGGGAAGAGGTCAAGAAACTCGATCTTTTCGCTAACGAAAAGATCATCAACGCCATAGGCCAGCACGGACGGTTCGCCCTTATGGGTTCAGAGGAAAACGAAGGGACGATCATCCCTCCGAAAAACGAGAACGGGCGCTACGTGCTTCTCTTCGATCCGCTCGACGGTTCGTCGAATATAGACGTCAATGTCAGTGTCGGCACCATTTTCTCCATTTACCGCCTGACCGGGGACGATCCCCGGAAAGCCGACATAAAGGACTGTCTGCAGAAAGGCTCGGAACAGGTCGCCGCCGGTTACGTGATTTACGGTTCGTCGGTCATGATGGTCTATACCACCGGACACGGGGTACACGGTTTCACCTACGATCCGACGATCGGGGAATTCCTGCTTTCCCACGAGAACATCACCATTCCTGCCAGGGGCAAATACTATTCGATCAACGAAGGCTCGCGGAAACAACTGCACGATTCGACACTCGCGTTCATCGGCTGGCTGAAGGAGGAAGATGCGGAAACCGGCCGCCCGTACAGCACCCGCTACATCGGCTCGCTGGTCGCCGACTTCCACAGAAACCTCCTCACCGGAGGAGTCTTCGTCTACCCGGCTACGAAAACGCACAGAAACGGCAAGCTTCGCCTGATGTACGAAGCCAATCCCCTCGCGTTTATCTGCGAACAGGCAGGGGGCAGGGCCACAGACGGCAAACAGCGCATTCTCGACATCGACCCCTCGGAACTGCACCAGAGAACGCCGCTCTACATCGGCAGCAGGGATGACGTCATGACAGCCGAAGCATTCGAACAGGGCGAGCGATAGAAGAGAAGACAGAAATCAAAAGGCAAACGTCAAAAAATCCTGAATCTTTTGACGTTTGCCTTTTCACTTTTCCCCTGTAAGGCTCTCGCCCGTGTCGAATTCAGGATAGAAGATTCTGCCGATACCGACGGTTTTTCCCGTTTCCGTATCGAGCCTCAGCAGCATCGCCGAAAAATGCACGTCGTTTTCTGCGCACTCGTATTTGTGCGGAGTCTGGTAGAGAAAACGGTCGGTGGCGGCCTTCACCTGCATGCCGATCACCGATTCATGCGGCCCCGTCATGCCTGCGTCAGAACAATAACCGGTTCCCTTCCTCATGATGCGTTCGTCCGCCGTCTGCACATGGGTGTGCGTGCCGATGATCGCCGATACCCGTCCATCGAGATACCATGCCAGCGCGATCTTCTCGGCGGTGGCTTCAGCGTGCATGTCGATGACGATGCAGGAAACCTTATCCTTCACCTGCTTTACAACCCAGTCCGCCGTGCGGAATGGACAGTCTATGGAAGACATGAAGGTGCGCCCCTGAAGATTGACCACCGCGATGCTCCCGAGCCCGTTTCCCATGTCGTAGATTCCGTAACCGTGACCGTAGGCCCCCCTGGGATAGTTCTGGGGCCGGAGCACGGCAGGATCGCTTTTCAGCGTATCGAAAAAATTGAAATTGCTCCAGGTATGGTTGCCGCCGGTCACGACATCGACCCCTGCTTCACGCAACTGATGGAGGGCTTCCCGGCTCATCCCTTTTCCGTGATGGGCGTTTTCGCCGTTGCAGATCACGAAATCGATCGAATATTTCGAGATATAGCCTTTAAGCAGGTGGCTGACCATCTGCAGTCCCGGTGTTCCCACAACGTCGCCGATGAAAAGGATGTTGGCTGTTTTTTTCCCCATGAAGCTGATCCCCGGTTGATCGTTACGAATACGTGCTGCACGGCGACAAGGATGGTGGCCGTCGCGCTCTGCCCGCCGAATGTGAATCTATACAATCGACTTTGAATTAAAGCATTACGAACCGGTGAAACAAGCCCGCATCACTTCCCGGGGCGAAAACCGAACGAAAGCGGCCCCCCGGTTGTTCTCAAAGGAAATGAATTTCCCTCAACACAGAGGTACCGGTCATGGAAAAACCCCGAAGCATTCGCAAGGTATTCGAGAGCAAGCCAGTGACGGAGGGCGCCGGAGTGCATCTCAAACGAGTTTTCGGTTTCAACCA
It encodes the following:
- the recJ gene encoding single-stranded-DNA-specific exonuclease RecJ; its protein translation is MRRYRWTRLEPDQKVVEALAKDINVSHPVARALCNRGVTGFDEARTFFRPDLSLLPSPFLFGDMEKAVRRLGAAVEGGEKIMIYGDYDVDGTTGTALLYLFLRERGAEVSFYINDRFAEGYGLSAEGVAHAVGMQAGLVITVDCGIRANDEIGELASRGIDVIVCDHHEPNELPPALAILDPKVSACGYPFRELCGCAVALKLLHAFSESAGLDQQAWSRYLDLVALATAADMVPLEQENRVYTHAGLEIMRNDSRPGIREMLSIAGIRAETLSVAHIAFGIAPRINAAGRMHTARTAVDWLIADSGDEARVHAAELDRLNSERREIDAGIFKSADTMAEGYFASYCSSLVLFSEEWHLGVLGIVASRLQEKYYLPTVVMGSRNGLIKGSVRSVAGLNVFEVLQQCERFLDEFGGHDAAAGVTLRPENIAGFRREFDRICSERLSVDQRQKELLIDSPLSLGEVTGNFLNVLGQFGPFGLGNREPLFLSSGLRLSGLPRLLKGKHVKFAVRDVQGGIYDVIAFGREDIYRALERGSRKPFSIVYSLEENEWNGRKSLQLKLKDMAFEEG
- the fbp gene encoding class 1 fructose-bisphosphatase; translated protein: MKKLITIERHFAEEQKLHPQATGELTDLLYDVAFAAKLVRREVVRAGLADILGMAGTTNVQGEEVKKLDLFANEKIINAIGQHGRFALMGSEENEGTIIPPKNENGRYVLLFDPLDGSSNIDVNVSVGTIFSIYRLTGDDPRKADIKDCLQKGSEQVAAGYVIYGSSVMMVYTTGHGVHGFTYDPTIGEFLLSHENITIPARGKYYSINEGSRKQLHDSTLAFIGWLKEEDAETGRPYSTRYIGSLVADFHRNLLTGGVFVYPATKTHRNGKLRLMYEANPLAFICEQAGGRATDGKQRILDIDPSELHQRTPLYIGSRDDVMTAEAFEQGER
- a CDS encoding TIGR00282 family metallophosphoesterase, encoding MGKKTANILFIGDVVGTPGLQMVSHLLKGYISKYSIDFVICNGENAHHGKGMSREALHQLREAGVDVVTGGNHTWSNFNFFDTLKSDPAVLRPQNYPRGAYGHGYGIYDMGNGLGSIAVVNLQGRTFMSSIDCPFRTADWVVKQVKDKVSCIVIDMHAEATAEKIALAWYLDGRVSAIIGTHTHVQTADERIMRKGTGYCSDAGMTGPHESVIGMQVKAATDRFLYQTPHKYECAENDVHFSAMLLRLDTETGKTVGIGRIFYPEFDTGESLTGEK